A section of the Alkalihalobacillus sp. LMS39 genome encodes:
- a CDS encoding CtsR family transcriptional regulator, which produces MSNISDIIESYLKTILTKSEQDLVEIKRSELAKRFQCVPSQINYVISTRFTIEKGYIVESKRGGGGYIRIIKVETHNDAHLFEQMINLIGDSISQATAEDVITRLYEEQAISKREATLMLSVIDRNLYNTVTVHRDFIRANILKSMLRTLKVKESQIDRE; this is translated from the coding sequence ATGAGTAATATATCTGATATTATTGAATCTTATTTAAAAACCATCCTCACTAAAAGTGAACAAGATTTAGTAGAAATCAAGCGAAGTGAACTCGCAAAACGATTTCAATGTGTTCCGTCACAAATAAACTATGTAATTAGTACACGATTTACGATCGAAAAAGGGTACATCGTGGAAAGTAAACGTGGTGGCGGAGGATACATCCGAATTATCAAAGTAGAAACACACAATGATGCGCATTTGTTTGAGCAAATGATCAATTTAATTGGAGATAGCATCAGCCAAGCTACAGCAGAAGATGTAATAACAAGATTGTATGAAGAACAAGCAATATCCAAACGTGAAGCTACACTCATGCTTAGTGTAATCGACCGTAACCTATATAACACTGTGACTGTTCATAGAGACTTTATTCGTGCAAATATACTAAAGTCAATGCTAAGGACATTAAAAGTAAAAGAAAGCCAAATAGACAGAGAGTAG
- a CDS encoding UvrB/UvrC motif-containing protein — protein MKCQECNERPASLHFTKIVNGEKTEFHICEQCAKEKGEYNPNSNSFSIHQLLSGLLNFEHAVQDTNKRVAKPEMCPKCNMSYEQFVRLGRFGCAHCYETFKPKLEPVLKRVHGGNHTHGGKIPKRIGGSIEIRKKIAELKEELKEQVAKEEFENAALIRDKIRSLEQSIRDKEEG, from the coding sequence ATGAAGTGTCAAGAATGCAATGAAAGACCTGCATCGTTGCACTTTACGAAGATTGTGAATGGAGAGAAAACAGAATTCCATATTTGTGAACAATGTGCAAAAGAAAAAGGGGAATATAACCCGAATTCTAATAGTTTTTCTATCCATCAATTATTGTCAGGTCTATTAAATTTTGAACATGCTGTACAAGACACTAACAAAAGAGTCGCCAAACCAGAAATGTGTCCAAAGTGTAATATGTCGTATGAGCAATTTGTCCGTTTAGGCCGTTTTGGATGTGCTCATTGTTATGAAACATTTAAGCCGAAATTAGAACCTGTCTTAAAGCGAGTACATGGTGGGAATCATACGCATGGTGGAAAAATTCCGAAACGAATTGGTGGAAGTATAGAAATTCGCAAAAAAATTGCCGAGTTGAAAGAAGAATTAAAAGAACAAGTGGCAAAAGAGGAATTTGAAAATGCAGCACTAATACGAGATAAAATCCGATCTCTTGAACAATCGATTCGAGATAAAGAGGAGGGATAG
- a CDS encoding protein arginine kinase, translated as MSLERFISEAISPWMKKNGPDSDIVLSSRIRLARNLKENTFPMLASMEESRTIVDTVSKEMLQSATPSGTLELLTMDDMKANEKKVLVEKHLISPQLANESKHGAVLLSEDESVSVMVNEEDHLRIQCLFSGFQLAEGLAFANELDDWIESKLTYAFDEKHGYLTSCPTNVGTGLRASVMMHLPALVLTQQLSRILPAINQLGLVVRGIYGEGSEALGNLFQISNQITLGKSEEDIVEDLVGVVSQLIQKERAARELVMQSSKLQVEDRVHRSYGILAFSRIIESKEAAQRLSDVRLGIDLGLLKGVSGNILNELMILTQPGFLQQFAGESLSPDQRDERRAALIRQRLKLEEHNS; from the coding sequence ATGTCGTTAGAACGGTTTATTAGTGAAGCGATTAGCCCTTGGATGAAGAAAAATGGTCCAGATTCGGATATTGTACTGAGTAGTAGAATAAGATTAGCAAGGAACCTAAAAGAAAATACGTTTCCGATGTTAGCTTCAATGGAGGAGTCGCGCACCATTGTTGACACGGTTTCAAAAGAAATGCTACAGTCCGCAACACCTAGTGGAACATTAGAGTTATTGACGATGGACGACATGAAAGCAAACGAAAAAAAAGTACTCGTTGAAAAGCATTTAATTAGTCCACAGTTAGCAAACGAGTCCAAACATGGAGCTGTCTTATTAAGTGAAGATGAATCGGTAAGTGTGATGGTAAATGAAGAAGATCACTTACGAATTCAATGTTTGTTTTCAGGTTTCCAACTAGCAGAAGGATTAGCATTTGCTAATGAATTAGATGATTGGATTGAAAGTAAGCTCACATATGCTTTTGATGAGAAACATGGCTATTTGACGAGTTGCCCAACAAATGTTGGTACTGGTCTAAGGGCATCGGTTATGATGCATCTACCTGCTCTTGTTCTTACTCAACAGTTGTCGCGAATCTTACCAGCGATAAATCAACTTGGACTTGTCGTGAGAGGAATTTATGGAGAAGGTAGCGAAGCATTAGGAAATTTATTTCAAATCTCTAATCAAATTACATTAGGAAAGTCTGAAGAAGATATAGTCGAAGATTTAGTTGGTGTTGTATCGCAACTCATTCAAAAAGAACGTGCAGCAAGAGAATTGGTTATGCAATCGTCTAAATTACAAGTAGAAGACCGTGTTCACAGATCTTATGGGATCTTAGCATTTAGTCGCATCATTGAATCAAAGGAAGCTGCTCAACGGTTGTCTGATGTTCGCTTAGGAATTGATCTAGGTTTACTAAAAGGTGTTTCAGGAAATATATTGAATGAACTTATGATTTTAACTCAGCCTGGGTTCTTGCAGCAATTTGCAGGGGAATCACTATCTCCTGATCAGAGAGATGAAAGAAGAGCAGCTCTAATCAGACAACGATTAAAATTAGAAGAACACAATAGTTAA
- the clpC gene encoding ATP-dependent protease ATP-binding subunit ClpC, whose product MMFGRFTERAQKVLALAQEEAIRLGHNNIGTEHILLGLIREGEGIAAKALQALGLGSDKIQTEVESLIGTGQEGSKTIHYTPRAKKVIELSMDEARKLGHSYVGTEHILLGLIREGEGVAARVLNNLGVSLNKARQQVLQLLGSNEATGASQQGQPSNANTPTLDSLARDLTSIAKEEGLDPVIGRSKEIERVIQVLSRRTKNNPVLIGEPGVGKTAIAEGLAQAIINNEVPETLRNKRVMTLDMGTVVAGTKYRGEFEDRLKKVMDEIRQAGNVILFIDELHTLIGAGGAEGAIDASNILKPSLARGELQCIGATTLDEYRKYIEKDAALERRFQPIQVNEPTLDESIQILKGLRDRYEAHHRVKITDEAIEESVKLSDRYIADRFLPDKAIDLIDEAASKVRLRSYTAPPNLKELEQKLEETRKEKDAAVQSQEFEKAASLRDSEQRLREELDGMKNEWKKKQGQENTEVAVDDIAQVVASWTGIPVSKLAEEETERLLRMEEILHQRVIGQEEAVKSISKAVRRARAGLKDPKRPIGSFIFLGPTGVGKTELARAVAETLFGDEDAFIRIDMSEYMEKHATSRLVGSPPGYVGHDEGGQLTEKVRRNPYSVILLDEIEKAHPEVFNILLQVLEDGRLTDSKGRTVDFRNTAIIMTSNVGASTLRKNKFLGFAVEGENHEYKDMKGKVMSELKNSFRPEFLNRIDEIIVFHSLEKKHVRQIISLMAEQLKKRLAEQGIEFELTEAAMDKITNEGYDPEYGARPLRRALQKQVEDRLSEELLKGTIQKGQRAIIDLKDDELTVETKANAQV is encoded by the coding sequence ATGATGTTTGGAAGGTTTACAGAACGCGCACAAAAAGTATTAGCACTAGCACAAGAAGAAGCAATACGATTAGGGCACAATAATATAGGAACAGAACATATATTGCTAGGATTAATTCGTGAAGGGGAAGGAATTGCGGCGAAAGCTTTACAAGCACTTGGCCTAGGCTCAGACAAAATTCAAACAGAAGTCGAATCACTCATTGGTACGGGTCAAGAAGGTTCAAAAACAATCCACTATACTCCAAGAGCGAAAAAAGTAATAGAGCTATCCATGGATGAAGCGAGAAAGCTTGGACATTCATACGTTGGTACAGAGCATATTTTATTAGGTTTAATTCGTGAAGGGGAAGGCGTTGCTGCCCGTGTGTTAAATAATTTAGGGGTAAGTCTAAACAAAGCACGTCAACAAGTACTTCAGCTTCTAGGTAGTAATGAAGCAACAGGCGCTAGTCAACAAGGGCAGCCATCAAATGCGAATACACCGACTTTAGATAGTTTAGCCCGTGATTTAACATCGATTGCAAAAGAAGAGGGGTTAGATCCAGTCATTGGACGAAGTAAGGAAATTGAGCGTGTAATTCAAGTTTTAAGCCGCAGAACGAAAAATAACCCGGTTTTAATTGGAGAACCAGGTGTCGGTAAAACAGCGATTGCTGAAGGGTTAGCTCAAGCTATCATCAATAATGAAGTTCCAGAAACATTACGAAACAAACGAGTCATGACTCTAGATATGGGTACGGTTGTAGCTGGAACAAAATATCGTGGGGAGTTTGAAGACCGTCTTAAAAAAGTGATGGATGAAATCAGACAGGCGGGAAATGTTATTTTATTTATTGATGAATTGCATACGCTCATTGGTGCTGGAGGAGCAGAAGGCGCTATCGATGCTTCAAACATACTAAAACCATCGCTTGCTCGTGGTGAGTTGCAATGTATTGGGGCAACGACATTAGATGAATACAGAAAATATATCGAAAAGGATGCCGCATTAGAGCGAAGATTTCAGCCTATTCAAGTTAACGAACCAACGTTAGATGAATCGATTCAAATTTTAAAAGGATTACGTGACCGTTATGAGGCCCACCACCGTGTAAAAATTACAGACGAGGCGATTGAAGAATCTGTTAAACTGTCTGATCGCTATATCGCAGACCGCTTTTTACCAGATAAAGCAATTGATTTAATTGATGAGGCAGCATCAAAAGTCCGGTTACGTTCTTACACTGCACCACCAAATTTAAAAGAGTTAGAGCAAAAACTAGAAGAAACACGAAAAGAAAAAGATGCTGCTGTACAAAGTCAAGAGTTCGAAAAAGCAGCTTCACTTCGAGACAGTGAGCAGCGGTTACGCGAAGAGCTTGATGGTATGAAAAATGAGTGGAAGAAAAAACAAGGACAAGAAAATACGGAAGTCGCTGTCGATGATATTGCCCAAGTCGTGGCGAGCTGGACAGGAATTCCTGTTTCAAAACTGGCAGAAGAGGAAACAGAAAGACTTCTTCGTATGGAAGAGATTTTACACCAACGAGTCATTGGGCAAGAAGAAGCTGTCAAGTCGATTTCTAAGGCCGTTCGTCGTGCACGCGCAGGTTTGAAAGACCCGAAACGACCAATTGGTTCATTTATCTTCCTAGGACCTACAGGGGTCGGTAAAACTGAATTAGCTCGGGCTGTTGCTGAAACGCTTTTTGGAGACGAAGATGCATTCATTCGAATTGACATGTCAGAATATATGGAAAAGCATGCAACAAGTCGATTAGTTGGATCACCTCCTGGTTATGTCGGTCATGATGAAGGTGGTCAGTTAACGGAAAAGGTTAGACGTAATCCATATTCTGTTATCCTTTTAGATGAAATTGAAAAAGCACATCCAGAAGTATTCAATATTCTATTACAAGTGTTAGAGGATGGTCGCTTAACAGATTCAAAAGGCCGTACAGTTGATTTTCGAAATACAGCCATTATCATGACTTCGAATGTAGGAGCTAGTACGTTACGCAAAAATAAGTTCCTTGGATTTGCTGTTGAAGGAGAAAACCATGAGTACAAAGATATGAAAGGCAAAGTAATGTCTGAGCTAAAAAATTCGTTTAGACCTGAATTTTTAAACCGGATTGATGAAATCATTGTATTCCATTCATTAGAGAAGAAACATGTTCGTCAAATTATCTCATTAATGGCAGAACAGTTAAAGAAACGCTTAGCTGAACAAGGAATTGAATTTGAGTTAACAGAAGCGGCAATGGATAAAATTACAAACGAGGGTTATGACCCTGAGTATGGTGCAAGACCGTTACGAAGAGCATTGCAAAAACAAGTAGAAGATCGTTTATCTGAAGAATTGTTAAAAGGTACAATTCAAAAAGGACAAAGAGCAATTATTGACCTGAAGGATGACGAACTAACAGTAGAAACAAAGGCAAATGCACAAGTATAA
- the radA gene encoding DNA repair protein RadA, giving the protein MAKKKTKFVCQECGYESTKWMGKCPSCSSWNSMVEEWEETKSDSRSRSFVTGNSVAITSPQPITNVKSEEEPRIQTGMKELNRVLGGGIVPGSLVLVGGDPGIGKSTILLQTSALLAKMNHKVLYISGEESVKQTKLRADRLQASADLLYVLAETDLDLIDKAIREITPTLVIIDSIQTVYQAEITSAPGSVSQVRECTAAFMKIAKTTGTAIFIVGHVTKQGSIAGPKLLEHMVDSVLYFEGERHHTYRILRAVKNRFGSTNEIGIFEMKEEGLEEVLNPSEIFLEERTEGAIGSTVVASMEGTRPVLVEIQALVSPTSFGNPRRMATGIDHNRVSLLMAVLEKKVGMLLQNQDAYLNVAGGVRLDEPAIDLAITVSIASSFRNQSTNPTDVVIGEIGLTGEVRRVSRIEQRVNEAAKLGFKRAIIPEKNIGGWSFPKDIKIIGVSTVDDALDVILGG; this is encoded by the coding sequence ATGGCGAAAAAGAAAACAAAATTTGTTTGCCAGGAGTGTGGATATGAATCCACAAAATGGATGGGGAAATGTCCGAGCTGTTCAAGTTGGAATTCAATGGTTGAAGAATGGGAAGAAACAAAATCAGACTCAAGAAGTCGGTCGTTTGTTACGGGGAACTCGGTTGCGATTACGAGTCCACAGCCAATTACAAATGTAAAAAGTGAAGAAGAACCACGAATTCAAACAGGAATGAAAGAACTAAACCGAGTTCTTGGTGGTGGTATTGTTCCAGGATCTTTAGTTTTAGTTGGAGGAGATCCGGGAATAGGAAAGTCTACCATACTTTTGCAAACCTCGGCCTTGTTAGCAAAAATGAATCATAAAGTATTATATATATCAGGTGAAGAGTCCGTAAAACAAACGAAGTTACGTGCGGATCGTTTACAAGCCTCAGCTGACTTATTATATGTTTTAGCAGAAACAGACTTAGATTTAATAGATAAGGCGATAAGAGAGATTACACCTACTCTCGTTATTATTGATTCCATTCAAACTGTATACCAAGCAGAAATTACATCTGCACCAGGAAGTGTTTCCCAAGTACGAGAGTGTACAGCCGCATTTATGAAAATTGCAAAAACTACAGGGACGGCAATTTTTATTGTCGGACACGTAACAAAGCAAGGCTCGATTGCTGGTCCAAAGCTACTCGAGCATATGGTGGATTCAGTTTTATATTTTGAGGGAGAGCGACATCATACATACCGTATTTTGCGAGCTGTTAAAAACCGCTTCGGTTCCACAAATGAAATCGGAATATTTGAGATGAAAGAGGAAGGATTAGAAGAGGTATTAAACCCTTCAGAGATCTTTTTAGAAGAGCGGACAGAGGGTGCTATTGGTTCAACTGTAGTGGCCTCGATGGAAGGAACTCGTCCTGTGCTTGTAGAAATCCAAGCGTTAGTTTCTCCAACAAGCTTTGGAAACCCGAGAAGAATGGCAACAGGAATTGACCATAACCGTGTTTCTTTATTGATGGCTGTATTAGAAAAAAAAGTGGGGATGCTATTACAAAATCAAGATGCTTACTTAAATGTTGCAGGGGGAGTCAGGTTAGATGAACCTGCGATCGATTTAGCTATAACGGTAAGTATCGCTTCGAGTTTTCGAAATCAATCTACAAACCCAACCGATGTGGTTATAGGTGAAATCGGATTAACAGGTGAAGTCAGAAGAGTGTCTCGTATTGAACAAAGAGTGAATGAAGCTGCAAAGCTTGGTTTTAAGCGCGCCATTATCCCGGAAAAAAACATCGGAGGCTGGTCATTCCCAAAAGATATAAAAATCATCGGTGTATCAACAGTAGATGATGCATTAGACGTAATACTAGGAGGATAA
- the disA gene encoding DNA integrity scanning diadenylate cyclase DisA codes for MEDRKKGIFIGEVLKIVAPGTLLRDGIDNVLRAKTGGLIVLGYNEEMMQIVDGGFFINCEFSPAFLYELAKMDGAIILSEDGKRILYANTQLVPNNSIASNETGIRHRTAERVAKQTGNLVISISQRRNVITLYQGENRYSLKDIGVILTKANQAIQTLEKYKSVLDQGITNLGALEFEELVSFHEVSQVIHRIQMVLRIKSEILNYVNELGSEGRLITMQLNELVANIEKEAVLLIKDYLKDKKQDAFDTLRELTKLSNEDLLDEHVIVKLLGYSKGIDIQEYTVSPRGYRILHKIPRLPTIVIENLIETYGDLNHIMVASIKELDKVDGIGEARAKMIKEGLNRIQEQLFIDRHI; via the coding sequence ATGGAAGATAGAAAAAAAGGAATATTTATCGGAGAAGTATTAAAAATCGTAGCGCCGGGTACGCTCCTCCGTGATGGTATAGATAATGTGTTGCGCGCAAAAACAGGTGGTTTAATTGTACTTGGGTACAATGAGGAAATGATGCAAATTGTAGATGGTGGTTTTTTTATTAACTGTGAATTTTCACCTGCTTTTCTTTATGAGTTAGCGAAAATGGATGGAGCAATAATTTTAAGTGAAGATGGGAAGCGCATCCTTTATGCAAATACCCAACTTGTTCCAAACAATTCTATCGCTTCTAATGAAACAGGGATTCGGCATAGAACAGCCGAAAGGGTAGCGAAACAAACGGGAAACCTTGTCATTTCTATTTCACAACGGCGGAATGTCATTACATTATATCAAGGAGAAAATCGCTATTCTTTAAAAGATATTGGAGTCATTTTAACAAAAGCAAACCAAGCCATTCAAACATTAGAAAAATATAAATCAGTTCTTGATCAAGGAATTACGAACCTAGGAGCACTTGAATTTGAGGAACTTGTAAGTTTTCATGAAGTTTCTCAAGTGATCCATCGTATTCAAATGGTATTACGAATAAAAAGTGAAATTTTAAATTATGTCAATGAGCTTGGAAGTGAAGGCCGCTTAATTACAATGCAGTTAAATGAACTCGTTGCTAATATTGAGAAAGAAGCAGTGTTATTAATTAAAGATTATTTAAAAGATAAAAAACAAGATGCGTTTGACACGTTACGAGAATTAACGAAATTATCAAATGAAGATCTGCTAGATGAGCATGTGATTGTAAAATTATTAGGCTATTCAAAAGGAATCGATATTCAGGAATATACTGTATCTCCACGTGGATACCGAATCTTGCACAAGATTCCACGTCTACCGACGATTGTCATTGAAAATTTAATTGAGACATATGGAGACTTAAATCACATTATGGTAGCTTCAATCAAAGAACTAGACAAAGTAGATGGAATTGGAGAAGCACGGGCAAAAATGATTAAAGAAGGGTTAAATCGTATTCAAGAACAATTATTTATTGACCGTCATATATAA
- a CDS encoding PIN/TRAM domain-containing protein, with product MLKRIVQLFFIVVGATLGYIFIPDLISLLNIGNLPAWLTSPIAGAVLGGIILYVTTFWLADYIVGLMRLLEEAIVKAPITDVLFGTLGLIFGLIVAFLIVIPLNNIQLTFFSSVLPIFTIFITFFLGYLGFQIGFKKRIELMNLFPSRLSGKDKKKEEQTGTKLKILDTSVIIDGRIADICKTGFLEGTLVIPGFVLEELQHIADSSDVLKRNRGRRGLDILNKIQKELPIKVEIYEGDFEEIHEVDSKLVKLAKLVSGIVVTNDFNLNKVCELQGVSVLNINDLANAVKPVVLPGEELKVQVIKDGKEHNQGVAYLDDGTMIVVEGGRDYIGKDIDVIVTSVLQTSAGRMIFAKPKLLEKAL from the coding sequence GTGCTAAAGCGCATAGTGCAATTATTTTTTATAGTAGTAGGAGCAACACTAGGGTATATTTTTATTCCTGATTTAATTAGTCTTTTAAATATCGGGAACTTACCAGCATGGCTAACAAGTCCAATTGCTGGAGCAGTACTTGGGGGAATTATATTATATGTTACTACTTTTTGGTTAGCTGATTATATTGTAGGGCTAATGAGGCTTTTAGAAGAAGCTATTGTAAAAGCACCAATTACTGATGTGCTGTTTGGAACATTAGGACTTATTTTTGGACTTATCGTAGCATTTCTTATTGTCATTCCTCTTAACAATATTCAACTAACATTTTTCAGTTCGGTATTACCTATTTTCACTATTTTCATCACATTTTTTCTTGGTTATTTGGGTTTTCAAATTGGATTTAAAAAGCGGATTGAATTAATGAATCTTTTTCCGAGCCGTTTAAGTGGTAAGGATAAAAAGAAAGAAGAACAAACAGGAACAAAATTAAAGATCTTAGATACGAGTGTAATTATTGATGGTCGTATAGCAGATATATGCAAAACCGGATTTCTAGAAGGAACATTAGTCATACCAGGATTTGTCCTTGAAGAGTTACAGCATATTGCGGATTCTTCTGATGTATTAAAGAGAAATCGTGGGAGAAGAGGACTTGATATTTTAAATAAAATCCAAAAGGAATTGCCGATTAAAGTAGAAATTTACGAAGGTGATTTTGAGGAAATTCATGAAGTTGACAGTAAATTAGTTAAATTAGCAAAACTAGTATCTGGTATTGTTGTCACAAATGACTTTAACTTAAATAAAGTATGTGAGTTACAAGGAGTATCCGTACTAAATATTAACGATTTAGCGAACGCTGTGAAACCTGTCGTCCTCCCTGGTGAAGAATTAAAAGTACAAGTGATAAAAGACGGGAAAGAACATAATCAAGGTGTGGCCTATTTAGATGATGGTACAATGATCGTAGTAGAAGGTGGCCGAGATTATATCGGTAAAGATATTGATGTCATCGTCACGAGTGTTTTACAAACAAGCGCAGGGCGAATGATTTTTGCGAAACCGAAATTATTAGAAAAAGCATTATAA
- the ispD gene encoding 2-C-methyl-D-erythritol 4-phosphate cytidylyltransferase — protein MQYTVIIPAAGQGKRMGAGKNKQFIQVANKPLIVHTLEVFQQHNDCIDIIIVANKDEVVEMKQLAESFQIKKVSNVIVGGSERQYSVERGIAAVAEDGIVLVHDGARPFIKHEHIEAVVQKADEVGAAVVAAPVKDTIKRVQRSNIVEETLERSSLWAVQTPQAFRLSIIKEAHQHAINTNYLGTDDASLVEYKGGQVVVVQGDYLNIKVTTPEDLLFAEAILKQGEIK, from the coding sequence ATGCAGTATACAGTAATAATTCCAGCAGCAGGTCAAGGAAAACGAATGGGAGCTGGGAAAAACAAGCAATTTATTCAAGTAGCAAACAAACCTTTAATTGTCCACACCCTGGAAGTCTTTCAGCAACATAACGACTGTATTGATATTATTATTGTTGCAAATAAAGATGAAGTGGTCGAAATGAAACAACTTGCCGAATCTTTCCAAATAAAAAAAGTGTCAAATGTCATTGTTGGTGGTTCTGAAAGACAGTATAGTGTCGAGCGTGGAATAGCAGCTGTTGCCGAAGATGGCATTGTTCTTGTTCATGATGGAGCACGGCCGTTTATAAAACATGAACATATCGAAGCTGTCGTACAAAAAGCAGATGAGGTAGGAGCAGCTGTTGTTGCTGCTCCTGTCAAAGATACAATTAAACGTGTCCAACGATCAAACATCGTTGAAGAAACGCTAGAGCGTTCTAGCTTGTGGGCTGTGCAAACCCCACAAGCTTTTCGTCTGTCTATTATAAAAGAAGCACATCAACATGCCATTAATACCAATTATTTAGGAACCGACGATGCAAGTCTAGTTGAATATAAAGGTGGACAAGTTGTTGTTGTCCAAGGAGATTATTTAAATATTAAAGTAACAACACCAGAGGATTTACTTTTTGCAGAAGCGATATTAAAGCAGGGGGAAATAAAATGA
- the ispF gene encoding 2-C-methyl-D-erythritol 2,4-cyclodiphosphate synthase, whose product MRIGQGFDVHQLVEGRPLIIGGIEIEYEKGLLGHSDADVLLHTIADAALGAIGEGDIGKHFPDTDPEFKDADSAKLLVHVWKLVKEKGYRLGNVDCTIIAQKPKMAPHIPIMQKRIAELLEADISQVNVKATTTEKLGFAGREEGIAAQAVILLQEGV is encoded by the coding sequence ATGAGAATTGGTCAAGGGTTTGATGTTCATCAGTTAGTAGAAGGACGTCCTTTAATTATTGGAGGAATTGAAATTGAATATGAAAAAGGGTTATTGGGGCATTCAGATGCTGATGTGTTATTACATACGATAGCAGATGCGGCATTAGGCGCGATTGGAGAAGGAGACATAGGGAAGCATTTTCCTGATACTGACCCTGAATTCAAAGATGCAGACTCAGCGAAATTATTAGTGCATGTGTGGAAACTTGTGAAAGAAAAAGGGTATCGACTAGGAAATGTTGATTGTACGATCATTGCACAAAAGCCGAAAATGGCACCGCATATTCCAATTATGCAAAAACGAATCGCAGAATTGCTAGAAGCTGACATCTCTCAAGTGAATGTGAAAGCGACAACGACAGAGAAGTTAGGATTTGCAGGTCGTGAAGAAGGGATTGCTGCCCAAGCCGTGATTCTTTTACAAGAGGGAGTATAA
- the gltX gene encoding glutamate--tRNA ligase yields MSKEVRVRFAPSPTGHLHIGGARSALFNYLYARSQGGKFILRIEDTDQARNVEDAQQKLMESLRWLGLEWDESVDIGGDFGPYSCMERLDIYKQHLQQLIDEGHAYYCYMTEEELEAEREEQIARGEMPMYSGRDRNLTAEEREAYEAKGLKPVVRFKVPAGKDIIIHDEVRGKVTFESDGVGDFVIARKDGIPMYNFAVVVDDHLMKMTHVIRGEEHLSNTPRQVLLYEAFGWEVPTFAHASLILNADRQKMSKRDESIIQFVEQYKELGYLPEAIVNFLALLGWSPVGEEEIFTLDELASQFTLERVSKAPAIFDTNKLAWMNNQYMKKAELQEVVKVSLPHLVKAGKVPETRTPEQEEWVTRLIGLHQEKMSFGAEIVKLTELFFREEIDYNSEANEVLAEQQVPEVLGEFLKQLEALPAFVAAEIKAAMKATQKATGHKGKKLFMPIRVAVTGQTHGPDLEHVIELLGKDVVLSRITALLK; encoded by the coding sequence ATGTCAAAGGAAGTACGAGTGCGCTTTGCACCAAGCCCAACAGGACATTTACATATTGGAGGAGCTCGTTCGGCGTTATTTAATTATTTATATGCACGAAGTCAAGGCGGAAAATTTATTTTACGCATTGAAGATACTGATCAAGCAAGAAATGTCGAAGATGCACAACAAAAACTGATGGAGAGCTTACGATGGCTTGGTCTTGAATGGGATGAAAGTGTCGATATTGGTGGGGACTTTGGTCCATATAGCTGTATGGAGCGACTTGATATTTATAAGCAACACCTTCAGCAATTAATTGATGAAGGCCATGCGTACTATTGTTATATGACAGAAGAGGAACTTGAGGCAGAACGAGAAGAGCAAATCGCCCGTGGAGAAATGCCTATGTATAGTGGCCGTGATCGGAATTTAACAGCCGAAGAACGTGAGGCTTATGAAGCTAAAGGGTTAAAGCCTGTTGTTCGATTTAAAGTTCCTGCTGGAAAAGACATCATTATTCATGATGAAGTTCGGGGCAAAGTTACGTTTGAATCTGACGGGGTTGGCGATTTTGTCATTGCAAGAAAAGACGGAATTCCAATGTATAATTTTGCTGTTGTCGTTGATGACCATTTAATGAAGATGACTCATGTTATCCGTGGAGAAGAGCATTTATCCAATACTCCAAGACAAGTATTGCTTTATGAAGCGTTTGGATGGGAGGTCCCGACTTTTGCTCATGCATCTTTAATTTTAAATGCAGATAGACAAAAGATGAGTAAGCGTGATGAGTCAATTATTCAATTTGTTGAACAATATAAAGAACTAGGATATTTACCTGAAGCTATTGTTAACTTTTTAGCTTTACTAGGTTGGTCACCTGTAGGAGAAGAAGAAATCTTTACTCTTGATGAATTAGCTTCTCAATTTACATTAGAACGAGTATCGAAAGCGCCTGCCATTTTTGATACGAATAAGTTAGCCTGGATGAATAACCAATACATGAAAAAAGCAGAGTTGCAAGAGGTTGTAAAGGTGTCTCTTCCACACCTTGTGAAAGCGGGGAAAGTTCCTGAAACAAGAACTCCGGAACAAGAAGAGTGGGTGACACGCTTAATTGGACTCCACCAAGAAAAAATGTCATTTGGAGCGGAAATTGTTAAGCTTACAGAGTTGTTTTTTAGAGAGGAAATCGATTATAATAGTGAAGCAAATGAAGTATTAGCTGAACAGCAAGTCCCTGAAGTACTTGGTGAGTTTTTAAAACAACTAGAAGCATTGCCAGCGTTTGTAGCTGCTGAAATTAAAGCAGCGATGAAAGCTACGCAAAAAGCAACAGGACATAAAGGAAAAAAATTATTTATGCCTATCCGTGTGGCTGTCACAGGCCAAACACATGGACCGGATTTAGAACATGTCATTGAGTTACTCGGAAAAGACGTTGTCTTGTCCCGAATAACAGCACTTCTTAAATAA